One region of Baekduia soli genomic DNA includes:
- a CDS encoding class I SAM-dependent methyltransferase — translation MAPTDVYGTARGQARARIASPVAARARRRRHERFFALCGLRPGMRVLDVGCGELGLRGLEPGLDITGVDLAPRPGYPGPFVQADATEHLPFADGEFDLVYSSSVVEHVPRAQRAAFAAELRRVGRGLYVQTPAFSFPVEPHALLPFAHWLPVAARRRYWRLGAQGPWEDIALLRRRELAELFGATVHAERWGPLVKSWIAIAPALPDR, via the coding sequence GTGGCGCCCACCGACGTCTACGGGACCGCACGGGGACAGGCGAGGGCGCGCATCGCGTCGCCCGTGGCCGCGCGCGCCCGCCGCCGCCGCCACGAGCGCTTCTTCGCCCTCTGCGGCCTGCGGCCCGGCATGCGCGTCCTCGACGTGGGGTGCGGCGAGCTGGGCCTGCGCGGCCTGGAGCCCGGCCTGGACATCACGGGCGTCGACCTCGCGCCCCGGCCGGGGTACCCGGGGCCGTTCGTGCAGGCCGACGCCACCGAGCACCTGCCGTTCGCCGACGGCGAGTTCGACCTCGTGTACTCCTCCAGCGTCGTCGAGCACGTGCCGCGCGCACAGCGCGCGGCGTTCGCCGCCGAGCTGCGGCGCGTGGGCCGCGGCCTCTACGTCCAGACACCGGCCTTCTCGTTCCCCGTCGAGCCCCACGCGCTGCTGCCGTTCGCGCACTGGCTGCCGGTCGCGGCGCGCCGGCGCTACTGGCGGCTGGGCGCCCAGGGCCCGTGGGAGGACATCGCGCTGCTGCGCCGCCGTGAGCTGGCCGAGCTGTTCGGCGCGACGGTGCACGCCGAGCGCTGGGGCCCGCTGGTCAAGAGCTGGATCGCCATCGCACCGGCGCTGCCGGACCGCTGA
- a CDS encoding GGDEF domain-containing protein, whose product MPDPSPLSVLHGLRTALEGARGVRGPEDLAPVLDDIAQAIAGALGYATVAIHLHRPRFDDFEVATVAGGHAAQAALEGKVSTWAAWAPFLTPAFERRGAHHVPAGAVAATAPGLPTHAPARPPAAAPGGWDPADLLVVVLRHANGDVLGILGVDEPAGGRRPGDDAIDDLVTLAHTAALAVEHAREGRRAAAHRKALQRLMAVSARATDRRARGGVLDDVCTGIRDAAGFAKVAVLLAESSGLLCPAATTGWAEHDPVFAGLTFTLAQLHAAFQPANERHGCHLLDHEDARALLEHRLPAGRTGRGGHGPYAWDRHWLFVPLQGPVAEPRGVIWADDPVDRLLPGAEQLQTLRLMADHAARALGAEAHPGMTGAGADHDPLTGLANRSTLSGRLRHALQRTKRSPGTVAVLFIDLDNFKRINDTLGHSAGDELLRMTASRIDHALRPGDTVARFGGDEFVAVCEDVDGAEKAMEVAERLRAILAEPVPLASGVAQVTASIGVALPDRADRSAEMLLQAADRAMYEAKAAGRDAARLGSPGTGWP is encoded by the coding sequence GTGCCCGATCCTTCGCCCCTGTCCGTCCTGCACGGCCTGCGCACCGCGCTGGAGGGCGCCCGCGGGGTCCGGGGCCCCGAGGACCTCGCGCCCGTCCTGGACGACATCGCGCAGGCGATCGCCGGGGCCCTGGGCTATGCGACGGTCGCGATCCACCTGCACCGCCCGCGCTTCGACGACTTCGAGGTCGCCACCGTCGCCGGCGGGCACGCCGCCCAGGCCGCCCTGGAGGGCAAGGTCTCCACCTGGGCGGCCTGGGCCCCGTTCTTGACCCCCGCCTTCGAGCGCCGCGGCGCCCACCACGTGCCCGCCGGGGCGGTCGCGGCCACCGCGCCCGGCCTGCCGACCCACGCCCCCGCCCGCCCGCCGGCCGCCGCGCCCGGCGGCTGGGATCCCGCCGACCTGCTGGTCGTCGTGCTGCGCCACGCCAACGGCGACGTGCTGGGCATCCTCGGCGTCGACGAGCCCGCCGGCGGGCGACGCCCCGGCGACGACGCGATCGACGACCTCGTCACGCTGGCCCACACGGCTGCGCTGGCCGTCGAGCACGCCCGCGAGGGCCGGCGGGCCGCCGCGCACCGCAAAGCGCTGCAGCGGCTGATGGCCGTCTCTGCGCGCGCGACCGACCGCCGCGCACGCGGCGGGGTCCTGGACGACGTCTGCACGGGCATCCGCGACGCGGCGGGCTTCGCGAAGGTCGCCGTGCTCCTGGCGGAGTCCTCGGGCCTGCTGTGCCCCGCGGCCACCACCGGCTGGGCCGAGCACGACCCGGTCTTCGCCGGCCTGACGTTCACGCTCGCGCAGCTGCACGCCGCCTTCCAGCCCGCCAACGAGCGCCACGGCTGCCACCTGCTCGACCACGAGGACGCCCGCGCGCTGCTCGAGCACCGGCTGCCCGCCGGCCGCACCGGGCGCGGCGGCCACGGCCCCTACGCCTGGGACCGCCACTGGCTGTTCGTCCCGCTCCAGGGCCCCGTCGCCGAGCCGCGCGGCGTGATCTGGGCCGACGACCCCGTCGACCGCCTGCTCCCCGGCGCCGAGCAGCTGCAGACGCTGCGGCTCATGGCCGACCACGCCGCGCGCGCCCTCGGCGCCGAGGCCCATCCCGGCATGACCGGCGCGGGCGCCGACCACGACCCGCTGACGGGCCTGGCCAACCGCTCGACGCTCTCGGGCCGACTGCGCCACGCCCTGCAGCGCACGAAGCGCTCGCCGGGCACGGTCGCGGTCCTGTTCATCGACCTCGACAACTTCAAGCGCATCAACGACACGCTCGGCCACTCCGCCGGCGACGAGCTGCTGCGGATGACCGCGTCGCGGATCGACCACGCGCTGCGCCCCGGTGACACCGTCGCACGCTTCGGCGGCGACGAGTTCGTCGCGGTCTGCGAGGACGTCGACGGCGCCGAGAAGGCGATGGAGGTCGCCGAGCGCCTGCGCGCGATCCTCGCCGAGCCCGTCCCGCTGGCCTCCGGCGTCGCCCAGGTCACCGCGAGCATCGGCGTCGCGCTGCCCGACCGCGCCGACCGCAGCGCCGAGATGCTGCTGCAGGCCGCCGACCGCGCGATGTACGAGGCCAAGGCCGCGGGCCGCGACGCCGCCCGCCTGGGCTCGCCCGGCACCGGCTGGCCCTAG
- a CDS encoding AMP-dependent synthetase/ligase, with translation MESSTAARRAVDASTIAQAFRITAAQRADQAAVRTKGGEVSWTWGELRERVDALAGGLAGLGLGKGDTIALMLGNRPEFHLADLAAIMVGATPFSIYMTYAPNQIEYVVGDAGARILITEQQFLANVLEARRSLPDLEHVIVVDGDAPEGTLALADVRGEHFDVEASVAAIGPEDVLTLIYTSGTTGPPKGVELAHRNLLAAVAGIEDIVAFPDASRVISWLPNAHIAERAAHHYLPIVFGFTVTCCPNPREIIAFLPEVRPHWFFAVPRIWEKLKSGLEAMIAGQEPEQQAASRAAIAAGLDKVRLEQAGEPVPAELAERVAAADTAMFAGLRSMLGLDEAVAINVGAAPTPVEVLEFFHAIGLPLGELWGMSETCGGGAVNPPERIKIGTVGPAIPGVELRLASDGELLVRSDIVMRGYRGLPDRTAEAIDADGWLHTGDIAEIDDEGYVKIVDRKKELIINAAGKNMSPANIEATIKTASPLIGTVVCIGDARAYNTALIVLDADFAPVWAQQHGIQDATLESLAHDDGLRAAIQEAIDAANAKLARVEQIKKFVIVEGDWLPGGDELTPTMKLKRKPIAEKYAAAISGMYVG, from the coding sequence ATGGAGAGCAGCACCGCCGCGCGGCGCGCGGTCGACGCGTCGACGATCGCGCAGGCGTTCCGGATCACGGCGGCCCAGCGCGCCGACCAGGCCGCCGTGCGCACGAAGGGCGGCGAGGTGTCGTGGACGTGGGGCGAGCTGCGCGAGCGCGTCGATGCGCTGGCCGGCGGCCTCGCCGGGCTGGGGCTGGGCAAGGGCGACACGATCGCCCTCATGCTCGGCAACCGACCCGAGTTCCACCTCGCCGACCTCGCGGCGATCATGGTCGGGGCGACGCCGTTCTCGATCTACATGACCTACGCGCCGAACCAGATCGAGTACGTCGTCGGCGACGCGGGCGCCCGCATCCTCATCACCGAGCAGCAGTTCCTGGCCAACGTGCTCGAGGCGCGCCGCAGCCTGCCGGACCTCGAGCACGTCATCGTCGTCGACGGCGACGCGCCCGAGGGCACGCTCGCGCTGGCCGACGTGCGCGGGGAGCACTTCGACGTCGAGGCCTCCGTCGCCGCGATCGGCCCCGAGGACGTGCTCACGCTCATCTACACCTCGGGCACGACCGGGCCGCCCAAGGGCGTCGAGCTCGCCCACCGCAACCTGCTGGCGGCCGTGGCCGGGATCGAGGACATCGTCGCGTTCCCCGACGCGTCGCGCGTGATCTCCTGGCTGCCCAACGCGCACATCGCCGAGCGCGCCGCGCACCACTACCTGCCGATCGTCTTCGGCTTCACCGTCACCTGCTGCCCCAACCCGCGCGAGATCATCGCCTTCCTGCCCGAGGTCCGGCCGCACTGGTTCTTCGCGGTGCCGCGGATCTGGGAGAAGCTCAAGTCCGGCCTGGAGGCGATGATCGCCGGCCAGGAGCCCGAGCAGCAGGCGGCGTCGCGGGCCGCGATCGCCGCGGGCCTGGACAAGGTGCGCCTCGAGCAGGCCGGCGAGCCCGTGCCGGCCGAGCTGGCCGAGCGCGTGGCCGCCGCCGACACGGCGATGTTCGCCGGCCTTCGGTCCATGCTCGGGCTCGACGAGGCCGTGGCCATCAACGTCGGCGCCGCGCCGACCCCGGTCGAGGTCCTCGAGTTCTTCCACGCCATCGGCCTCCCCCTCGGCGAGCTGTGGGGGATGAGCGAGACCTGCGGCGGCGGCGCGGTCAACCCGCCGGAGCGGATCAAGATCGGCACGGTGGGCCCGGCGATCCCGGGCGTGGAGCTGCGGCTGGCCTCCGACGGCGAGCTGCTCGTGCGCAGCGACATCGTGATGCGGGGCTACCGCGGCCTGCCCGACAGGACCGCCGAGGCGATCGACGCCGACGGCTGGCTGCACACGGGCGACATCGCCGAGATCGACGACGAGGGCTACGTCAAGATCGTCGACCGCAAGAAGGAGCTCATCATCAACGCGGCCGGCAAGAACATGTCGCCGGCCAACATCGAGGCGACGATCAAGACGGCGTCGCCGCTCATCGGCACCGTGGTCTGCATCGGCGACGCCCGCGCCTACAACACGGCGCTGATCGTCCTGGACGCCGACTTCGCCCCGGTGTGGGCCCAGCAGCACGGCATCCAGGACGCGACGCTGGAGTCCCTGGCCCACGACGACGGGCTGCGCGCGGCGATCCAGGAGGCCATCGACGCCGCCAACGCCAAGCTGGCCCGCGTCGAGCAGATCAAGAAGTTCGTCATCGTCGAGGGCGACTGGCTGCCCGGGGGCGACGAGCTCACCCCGACGATGAAGCTCAAGCGCAAGCCGATCGCCGAGAAGTACGCCGCGGCGATCTCCGGGATGTACGTGGGCTAG
- a CDS encoding M50 family metallopeptidase, translating into MSWLLAIAGFCVLIILHEFGHFAAAKAVGMRVERFMLFFPPILFKVKRGETEYGIGAIPAGGYVKITGMNPAEEIPPEHAHRAYYRQPVWKRVVVIAAGPVMNVLVAFAIIVGIFMIKGEVDGTSNRIGAIEKNYPAYGALGLGDHVVAVDGKKLAPDDISRQISSHRCAGKPVKGCAASTPVRFTVRSADGTVRTVSLRPIYDPTADPIQAGQPRGRTRLGFGLDPAYTTVGFGTAASDSVAGMWRVTTATVSAIARIFYSSQGRKEVSGVVGSTTVVSQSFQSDNITQALQLLALISLSLAIVNLFPFLPLDGGHIFWALAEKVRGRPIPFRIMEQASYVGFVLVLLLFAVGLTNDIDRLRGAGFGVR; encoded by the coding sequence GTGAGCTGGCTCCTGGCCATCGCCGGGTTCTGCGTGCTCATCATCCTGCACGAGTTCGGCCACTTCGCCGCGGCCAAGGCCGTGGGCATGCGCGTCGAGCGGTTCATGCTGTTCTTCCCGCCCATCCTGTTCAAGGTCAAGCGCGGCGAGACGGAGTACGGCATCGGCGCGATCCCCGCCGGCGGCTACGTGAAGATCACCGGGATGAACCCGGCGGAGGAGATCCCGCCGGAGCACGCCCACCGGGCCTACTACCGCCAGCCCGTGTGGAAGCGCGTGGTGGTCATCGCCGCCGGGCCGGTCATGAACGTGCTCGTGGCCTTCGCGATCATCGTCGGCATCTTCATGATCAAGGGCGAGGTCGACGGCACCTCCAACCGGATCGGCGCCATCGAGAAGAACTACCCCGCCTACGGCGCGCTGGGCCTCGGCGACCACGTCGTGGCCGTCGACGGCAAGAAGCTCGCGCCCGACGACATCTCCCGGCAGATCTCCTCGCACAGGTGTGCGGGCAAGCCCGTCAAGGGCTGCGCGGCGTCGACGCCCGTGCGCTTCACGGTCCGCTCGGCCGACGGCACGGTGCGCACCGTCTCGCTGCGCCCGATCTACGACCCGACCGCCGACCCGATCCAGGCCGGCCAGCCCCGCGGCCGCACGCGGCTCGGCTTCGGCCTGGACCCGGCCTACACGACGGTCGGCTTCGGCACCGCGGCGTCCGACAGCGTGGCCGGGATGTGGCGCGTGACGACCGCGACGGTCTCGGCGATCGCGCGCATCTTCTACAGCAGCCAGGGACGCAAGGAGGTCTCGGGCGTCGTGGGCTCGACGACCGTGGTGTCCCAGAGCTTCCAGAGCGACAACATCACCCAGGCGCTGCAGCTCCTGGCGCTGATCTCGCTCTCGCTGGCGATCGTCAACCTGTTCCCCTTCCTTCCGCTGGACGGGGGGCATATCTTCTGGGCGCTCGCAGAGAAGGTGCGGGGACGTCCCATCCCGTTCCGCATCATGGAGCAGGCGTCGTATGTCGGGTTCGTGCTGGTCCTGCTGCTGTTCGCGGTGGGGTTGACGAACGACATCGACCGGCTCCGCGGTGCCGGCTTCGGGGTCCGCTAG
- the dxr gene encoding 1-deoxy-D-xylulose-5-phosphate reductoisomerase: MPRRLLVLGSTGSIGTQALDVVSRSEDLELVGLSAARSWEPLVEQAVRHGVGRIALTDPDAASRASEAWTDGEVLSGADGLVRMVIESGADLVLNAVVGSAGLGPTVTALGEGIDLALANKESLVVGGELVTQLAEATGAQLLPVDSEHAALHHLMHGVPTGTLERMTITASGGPFRGRSAAELAGVTVQEALNHPTWSMGGKITIDSATLMNKGLEVMEAHHLFGIGYDRIDVVVHPQSIVHALVETIDGAQLAHLGLPDMRIAIAYALHHPDLLELPTRRLRLAELGALTFEEVDETAFPCLRLCREAALAGGTAPCVLNAANEVAVHAFLGGALPFTGIPEVIDATLDAMPAEPVRAFESLFEADRGAREIASARVAVHR; encoded by the coding sequence ATGCCCCGTCGCCTCCTCGTGCTCGGCTCCACCGGGTCGATCGGCACCCAGGCGCTCGACGTCGTCTCACGGTCGGAGGATCTGGAGCTCGTCGGGCTCAGCGCCGCGCGCTCCTGGGAGCCGCTGGTCGAGCAGGCCGTGCGCCACGGCGTGGGCCGGATCGCCCTGACCGACCCCGACGCGGCCTCGCGCGCCTCGGAGGCGTGGACCGATGGCGAGGTGCTCTCGGGCGCCGACGGCCTGGTGCGCATGGTCATCGAGTCGGGCGCCGACCTCGTGCTCAACGCGGTCGTGGGGTCCGCCGGCCTGGGGCCGACGGTCACGGCGCTGGGGGAGGGCATCGACCTCGCGCTGGCCAACAAGGAGTCGCTCGTCGTCGGCGGCGAGCTCGTCACCCAGCTCGCCGAGGCGACCGGGGCCCAGCTCCTGCCGGTCGACTCCGAGCACGCGGCGCTGCACCACCTCATGCACGGCGTGCCGACCGGGACGCTGGAGCGCATGACCATCACCGCCTCGGGCGGCCCGTTCCGCGGGCGAAGCGCCGCCGAGCTGGCGGGCGTCACCGTGCAGGAGGCGCTCAACCACCCGACCTGGTCGATGGGGGGCAAGATCACCATCGACTCCGCCACGCTCATGAACAAGGGCCTCGAGGTCATGGAGGCCCACCACCTCTTCGGCATCGGCTACGACCGCATCGACGTCGTGGTGCACCCGCAGTCCATCGTCCACGCCCTGGTGGAGACGATCGACGGCGCCCAGCTCGCGCACCTGGGCCTGCCGGACATGCGCATCGCGATCGCCTACGCCCTGCACCACCCCGACCTGCTCGAGCTGCCCACGCGGCGCCTGCGCCTCGCCGAGCTCGGCGCGCTGACGTTCGAGGAGGTCGACGAGACCGCCTTCCCGTGCCTGCGGCTGTGCCGCGAGGCGGCGCTGGCGGGCGGCACCGCGCCGTGCGTGCTCAACGCCGCCAACGAGGTCGCCGTGCACGCCTTCCTCGGCGGCGCGCTGCCGTTCACCGGCATCCCGGAGGTCATCGACGCGACGCTCGACGCCATGCCGGCCGAGCCGGTCCGGGCCTTCGAGTCGCTCTTCGAGGCCGATCGCGGAGCGCGTGAGATCGCCTCGGCGCGCGTGGCGGTGCACCGGTGA
- a CDS encoding phosphatidate cytidylyltransferase, with product MRAGGPAGRRPPPRSRRPAPGGGGARRARGGSGSDLGARIRVAIPALLIALAMVALGDWIFVAGVAVLGAFCLHELFSMFERARPARLAGLLGLGGLLLAAHLGDRHTVLLVFVACLPLVFVVAVNQRGGAGAPGISVTILGLAWIGLAFAHAVLLRDLQHGGALVFAVLLGTFVGDTGAYLGGRAFGRRPLAPTISPNKTIEGLLIGLAMATGAVWWAGLSQEWLGGTKGAILGVSIALAAPVGDLFESYLKRDAGTKDTGTLFGAHGGALDRLDAVMFTAVTGYYVWTALS from the coding sequence GTGCGCGCGGGGGGGCCGGCGGGGCGGCGGCCGCCCCCGCGCTCGCGACGCCCGGCGCCGGGAGGCGGCGGGGCGCGGCGCGCCCGCGGCGGGTCGGGCTCCGATCTGGGCGCCCGGATCCGGGTCGCGATCCCCGCGCTGCTGATCGCCCTGGCCATGGTGGCGCTGGGCGACTGGATCTTCGTCGCCGGCGTCGCGGTGCTCGGCGCGTTCTGCCTGCACGAGCTGTTCTCGATGTTCGAGCGCGCCCGGCCCGCCCGCCTGGCCGGGCTGCTCGGCCTGGGCGGCCTGCTGCTGGCCGCCCACCTCGGCGACCGCCACACCGTGCTGCTGGTCTTCGTGGCCTGCCTGCCGCTCGTGTTCGTCGTGGCCGTCAACCAGCGCGGCGGCGCCGGCGCGCCGGGGATCTCGGTCACGATCCTGGGCCTGGCCTGGATCGGGCTGGCCTTCGCGCATGCGGTGCTGCTGCGCGACCTGCAGCACGGCGGCGCGCTCGTCTTCGCCGTGCTGCTCGGGACGTTCGTCGGCGACACCGGCGCCTACCTCGGCGGTCGCGCGTTCGGGCGCCGGCCGCTGGCGCCCACGATCTCGCCGAACAAGACGATCGAGGGGCTGCTCATCGGCTTGGCCATGGCCACCGGCGCCGTCTGGTGGGCCGGGCTGAGCCAGGAGTGGCTCGGCGGCACCAAGGGCGCGATCCTCGGCGTGTCGATCGCGCTGGCGGCGCCCGTCGGCGACCTCTTCGAGTCCTACCTCAAGCGCGACGCGGGGACGAAGGACACCGGCACGCTGTTCGGCGCCCACGGCGGCGCCCTGGACCGCCTGGACGCGGTCATGTTCACCGCCGTGACCGGCTACTACGTGTGGACCGCCCTGTCTTGA
- the uppS gene encoding polyprenyl diphosphate synthase, which yields MADDAPKYVAIITDGNGRWASARGLPVAEGHQAGADTVKARLRDAVEFGIRELTVYSFSTENWNRSAEEVTALMRMFSQRILGETPELKDEGVRMRFIGRRDRVASALLEQMDWAEAETAANDRITLFVAFNYGGRAEIVDAAARFTGGDEDDFRRLLYAPDMHDPDLVIRTSGEQRTSNFLLWQSAYSELVFRDELWPDFSREAFRAALDEYASRTRRFGGR from the coding sequence ATGGCTGACGACGCGCCGAAGTACGTCGCGATCATCACCGACGGCAACGGCCGCTGGGCCTCTGCGCGCGGCCTCCCGGTCGCCGAGGGCCACCAGGCCGGCGCCGACACGGTCAAGGCCCGCCTGCGCGACGCCGTGGAGTTCGGCATCCGCGAGCTGACGGTCTACTCGTTCTCCACCGAGAACTGGAACCGGTCGGCCGAGGAGGTCACCGCGCTCATGCGGATGTTCTCCCAGCGCATCCTCGGCGAGACGCCCGAGCTCAAGGACGAGGGCGTGCGCATGCGGTTCATCGGGCGGCGCGACCGCGTCGCCTCCGCCCTGCTGGAGCAGATGGACTGGGCCGAGGCCGAGACGGCCGCCAACGACCGCATCACGCTGTTCGTGGCGTTCAACTACGGCGGCCGCGCCGAGATCGTCGACGCCGCGGCCCGCTTCACCGGCGGCGACGAGGACGACTTCCGGCGGCTGCTCTACGCGCCCGACATGCACGACCCCGACCTCGTCATCCGCACGAGCGGCGAACAGCGCACGAGCAACTTCCTGCTGTGGCAGTCGGCCTACTCCGAGCTCGTCTTCCGCGACGAGCTGTGGCCCGACTTCTCCCGCGAGGCCTTCCGCGCCGCGCTGGACGAGTACGCGTCGCGCACGCGGCGCTTCGGGGGGCGCTGA
- the frr gene encoding ribosome recycling factor, translating to MIDELLVEAGERMDNAVQAAQNTFSSVRTGRASPTVLDRIMVDYYGASTPVRQLATVNVPEARLITVQPYDASSIKAIEKAIMESDVGLTPSNDGRIIRLSIPELNEERRRELVKVVRGLAEDGRISIRNVRRDIMHDLKSLKDDGDVGADDERRGEQELQKLTDAKIAVLDSLLKGKEEEILEV from the coding sequence CTGATCGACGAGCTCCTGGTTGAGGCCGGCGAGCGCATGGACAATGCGGTGCAGGCAGCGCAGAACACGTTCTCCTCCGTGCGCACCGGACGGGCCAGCCCCACGGTCCTGGACCGGATCATGGTCGACTACTACGGCGCGTCGACGCCCGTGCGCCAGCTCGCGACGGTCAACGTGCCCGAGGCGCGGCTCATCACCGTGCAGCCCTACGACGCGTCCTCGATCAAGGCCATCGAGAAGGCGATCATGGAGTCCGACGTCGGGCTGACGCCGAGCAACGACGGGCGCATCATCCGCCTGTCGATCCCCGAGCTCAACGAGGAGCGCCGGCGCGAGCTGGTCAAGGTCGTGCGCGGCCTCGCCGAGGACGGGCGGATCTCGATCCGCAACGTGCGCCGCGACATCATGCACGACCTCAAGAGCCTCAAGGACGACGGCGACGTCGGGGCCGACGACGAGCGCCGCGGCGAGCAGGAGCTGCAGAAGCTCACCGATGCCAAGATCGCCGTGCTCGACTCGCTCCTCAAGGGCAAGGAAGAAGAGATCCTCGAGGTTTGA
- the pyrH gene encoding UMP kinase: protein MGSRDYGTDPERLRAVATSIKAIHDRGVEIAIVVGAGNIYRGMKGAAAGMDRATADYMGMLATVLNALPLQDALETQGVHTRVQSAIKVEEVAEPYIRRRAMRHLEKGRVVIFAAGTGNPFFTTDTAAALRAVEIHAEAILMAKNGVEGVYTADPREDPEAMLIPEITHMEALQRGLRVMDATALTLCMENRLPLHVFNMDDEQNIERIVSGERVGTLVKAEAS, encoded by the coding sequence ATGGGCTCCCGCGACTACGGCACCGACCCGGAGCGACTCCGGGCGGTCGCCACGTCGATCAAGGCGATCCACGACCGCGGCGTCGAGATCGCGATCGTCGTCGGGGCGGGCAACATCTACCGCGGCATGAAGGGCGCCGCGGCCGGTATGGACCGGGCGACCGCGGACTACATGGGGATGCTGGCGACCGTCCTCAACGCGCTGCCCCTGCAGGACGCCCTGGAGACCCAGGGCGTCCACACGCGGGTGCAGAGCGCGATCAAGGTCGAGGAGGTCGCCGAGCCCTACATCCGGCGCCGGGCGATGCGCCACCTGGAGAAGGGCCGCGTCGTCATCTTCGCGGCGGGCACCGGCAACCCGTTCTTCACGACCGACACCGCGGCGGCGCTGCGGGCCGTCGAGATCCACGCCGAGGCCATCCTCATGGCCAAGAACGGCGTCGAGGGCGTCTACACCGCGGACCCCCGCGAGGACCCCGAGGCGATGCTCATCCCCGAGATCACGCACATGGAGGCGCTGCAGCGTGGGCTGCGCGTCATGGACGCCACGGCGCTCACCCTGTGCATGGAGAACCGGCTGCCCCTGCACGTCTTCAACATGGACGACGAGCAGAACATCGAGCGGATAGTGTCCGGCGAGCGCGTGGGCACCCTGGTCAAGGCGGAGGCAAGCTGA
- the tsf gene encoding elongation factor Ts (EF-Ts; functions during elongation stage of protein translation; forms a dimer; associates with EF-Tu-GDP complex and promotes exchange of GDP to GTP resulting in regeneration of the active form of EF-Tu), whose amino-acid sequence MSYQPSAADVKALRQQTGAGMMDCKSALVEAEGDADKAQEILRVKMGNKVGKLAGRETSEGTVQAYVHATGKVGVLVQVECNTDFVAKNDDFVAFAKDLALHIAASPQTKYVTEDEIPQEDRDREARVFEEMAADKPENIRPRIVEGQLKKWYGEVVLLHQEHVNADKHDGKTIEQLRSDLSSKTGENVVIKRFVRFAVGE is encoded by the coding sequence GTGAGCTACCAGCCCAGCGCGGCCGACGTGAAGGCCCTGCGCCAGCAGACCGGCGCCGGCATGATGGACTGCAAGAGCGCCCTCGTCGAGGCCGAGGGCGACGCGGACAAGGCGCAGGAGATCCTCCGCGTCAAGATGGGCAACAAGGTCGGCAAGCTCGCCGGCCGCGAGACCTCCGAGGGCACCGTCCAGGCCTACGTGCACGCGACCGGCAAGGTCGGCGTGCTCGTGCAGGTCGAGTGCAACACCGACTTCGTCGCCAAGAACGACGACTTCGTCGCGTTCGCCAAGGACCTCGCGCTGCACATCGCCGCCTCGCCGCAGACGAAGTACGTCACCGAGGACGAGATCCCGCAGGAGGACCGCGACCGCGAGGCCCGCGTGTTCGAGGAGATGGCCGCCGACAAGCCGGAGAACATCCGGCCCCGGATCGTCGAGGGCCAGCTCAAGAAGTGGTATGGCGAGGTCGTCCTGCTCCACCAGGAGCACGTCAACGCCGACAAGCACGACGGCAAGACGATCGAGCAGCTCCGCAGCGACCTCTCGTCCAAGACGGGCGAGAACGTCGTCATCAAGCGCTTCGTCCGCTTCGCCGTCGGCGAGTGA